CTACTGTGTCAGGCACATAGGAGGATGGGTCCAGGAGGAGGGGCAGATTGACCAGGGGCCTCTCCAGTCGGTCCATTTCCAGCAGGTCAAACTAGGAGGACAAGAAGAGGACAATGAAGAGGCTGCTGTCAGAAAGGTCACAACCCTGACGTAAGCTCTACCTGCCTTCCTGCAGCACCAGCCAGACTTCCCGGATTCAGCCCACAGCTTGGCTGTGGAGTGGGTCTACTCTTGAAAGCTTCAGATCAACTCCCACTGCTCCGTGAACCACTGCCCCTTAACTGTCCCTTAATCCCACGGCAGCCTGCGGTTCCTAAGCTGGCCCTGGCTGCTCGGACACCAGCTCATGCTGATCCCCTCCCAGCACTCAGCCTGAGTTCTATCTCTGGTTCTCAACGGTGTTGGGTCCTAACAGCCTCTGGCTCTCAATCTCATCTGCCCGAGCTCTGGCAGGCTCTGGCAGGCTCTGGCAGGCTCTGGCAGGCTCTGGCAGGCTCTGGCAGGCTCGCTGCTGGTACATGCCCTGGCCTGTCTTGTCCAGCTGATGTGCTGTCTGCAAAGCACTGCAGGGCTGTTCCTCATACACTGCCTGAGACATGATCAGGAAGACCAGATACTTAGGCAGCCCCATGGACCGCAGAGCCACTGGTGCCAAGCCACGCGTGTTCTGGAGCCACAGCTCGCCCCGCTGGCACTTTCTATCTTGAGTTGAAAGCGGCTGAAACAGCGTGTGCACAGCAGTGAGGTGAGCCATGCTGTCTGTGACCAGCAGCAGCTCCCGGCCCAGAGACGAGTGACCTCTGCTCCAAGGCCACCTGTTCTTGACCTCAAGTGTCGACCAGCCACACCACACTCCTGAACTCAAGCCCCTTCAGCCTGGGGGTTTCGACCACAATGACTGAACACGAACTCTGGGTCAAGACTCAGAGCTTGGACAGAGCTACAGGGGTAAATGCTTGCAAACCCTGGTAACACATACAGGTGGCAAGGTTAGCGAGAAAGGTCTGAGAACTTCCCAAGCTGACCAGAAACGGGCAGGGGTTACCTACATTAACCACTGACTCATTCTGAGCACCCCAGCCTCAGTGCCCTCTGCGCACAAGACCACATGGCTCCCCAGCTTCACGTCACTAGTTACTGCGCTACCAAGTTTCTCACTCTGCAGGTCCTGCCACTGGCTTTCCTGACAGAGATCTCAAGCCTTACTTCTGTCTCTCTTGGCACTACATGTAGGCCTCTAGTGACTGCTCAGCACCTGCACGTCAGCTGTGTCTCTGTGACACACTATCCCAGCAGAGGCTCTGCAGGCCCCAAGGTGTGGGACACAGCTGGGCAAGTGCCACTCACCCTACCATGTTCTACTGAGGGAAGCATGAGTCACCTTCCAGGACGGACAGAAGGACAACTTTGCTTGCTGTTGTCTCCCCTCATCTCGGGATCCATGTGGCGGGCCTCAGCACGGCCACTTGAATTAAGAACCAAGGGTGGGAGATGCCCATTTCAGAGCAGCTGTTCCCTGCCCGGCCTGGCCCACAGACAAATGCACAGGGTGCACAGAGCACTCTCGCTGGAGAGGCCCAGGCTCACCATCAAGGGATGCTGGGGCCGCCACCTTGTCCGAGGGTGGTGGCTTACTTCCTGCCTTTTACTCCAACTGCTCTTCCCCAGACGTATATGGTGTCTGAGTTACAAAAGCTCCGTAGCCAATTGCCACACAGCCAAACAGCTGACACAATGGCTACTACACTATGGTGGCATCTGACCTGCACATGCCTGGCAGGAGCTCTCACCAAGGAGTCTCCTAACCTACCAGCTCCACAGTCATCAGCCTGCCTCTGGCCAGGTGAGCCCAATGTCTGCAGTCACAATGGATTTCATGCTACGtggagacatgaagaatggatcTAGAACATTTCAGGGAGAGCAGACTTCCCAAGATACTCAAAGAAAGCTGCTGGCAGCCAGCTCGGACAAAGGCAGGCCTACTCTTCTTCGCTTCTGCCGCAGACATCGCGGCAGCTGCCAGCTCAGTGCTCTGCCCGGACACCAGGCCTCTCGGGCTCTGGAAGCCTCCATGCCTCCTGCCCTCAAGTCTAACTTGTCGTCAACACAAAACCAGCCTGTGTGGTGAGAGGCCACAGCGGAGACGGCTGGGCAGGCTGCTCCGGAAGGGCCTGCTACTCACTGTGCCGCTCCTTGCCCGCTGTGTCGGGCACAGCTCGGGCGACGTGCTCATCAGCCCGGAGCTGGCTGCGTAGTTCTCACCCCAGCTGTACTGGTTAGGATCTGGAAAAACGAGAAGCCGGTCACCGTGTCAGCCTCGCCCTTGATTCAACGGGGAAagtagaggaggaaaagggataAAATCATTGGTCTATTTACACGCTACGGATGACCCCTTTCTGTGGCTTCCTCAAGCCTCACGCCCCACCCCCTGCTCCCCGCTCTCCCACCCAGATGCCCAGCCAGGGGCACAGACCATGTCCTGCACAGCCAGCCACCGCTCACTGCGGTGACTCTACTCACTGTCTTGCTCCGCTCCTTTTAGAAACGCCCCGATGGCCCCCAGGTAGCCTTCATGTCTCAGGAAGAGTGCCTGGACTTCACCCTGTCCCAGCCCAACAAGCCCACAGATAACGGGTCAGTGTCCAGTCAGATCCACTGTGGACCCACCACACTAGTGCACCAGCTTCTTCAAGGCTACCTGACAGATACCCTGCCAACAGATGGCACCTGCATGCCACAGGCTAGCCTACAGGCTGTGGAACCTGACAAGAAGACAAACTCCACAAGGCTGCCTTGAGCTTGTTACTGCCTATTCCTGAGTGCCAATTTATAGCACTCTGCTGGCCCAGATACCACAGACCCGCGCGAGGTTCCCTCACTAAAGGACGGTCCCTGATTGCCCTTCATTGTAACAGGCTTACAGTCAATGCACGGAATACCAAACTGGCCAGGAGGAAGGTGCAGCTGACCAGAAGGTCtgggtgggtggcagggccaTCGGCCTGTGGAGACTTAGCTTCCCAAGGAGCCTGCTGGCAAGGAATTGTGACTGTGCCCTAGCTCAGAGCCTTGCAATGTGCCCCTTGGGTATGAAGTGAGTTCTGGTCAGCATGCTGCCATTTTGGGAGACTTTCAGGGGTGCACTGGAGCAACTAGGATGAGCTGAGCCCACACCAGCACAGGGACAGGGAATGAGCTGCAGTCACCTTGGAGAAGAAGTTGATGCTGTAGGTGATGGTGCGCATGGTCACAGGGTGACCCCGGATGAAGAAGCCCCCAAAGTAGACCCTGTCTAAGCCATGAAGCTTGGCGTAGAGACAGGCGAGCTGTCCGATGTCATTGCTGATCATGTGCAGCAGGCTCTTGGCCATGTCTTCTTTGGAGAACTCTGAGAGGGGAAGGAAAACAGAACCCAGGGTGTGCAGTCAGTGTCACCGGGTGACAGACAGCTGCAGGGTAGGAGGGGGCGGGAGCAGAGCTCTGGGATGTGACTCCAGCCTGAATGAACGAGGCTCCATTttcaagagaaaacaaatatcCTAACTGCTCTTCCTAGCTTGTAttttcttggagacagaggcTAAGGTAGCATCTGGCAATACTCTAATGAGCTAAAGCAGGATTCTGGGAAGGTGAGCCCTGGAGGCCCAACAACAGCAGTCTCAAGGGATCTGTGAGATCTGTCTCTCCACACTGGCGGGCAGAGTGATGTCCTGGGCACTGAAGCTGGCTGTGGCCGGGTCATGAAGGGCAGATCCCAGCAGGTACCTCTGTCAGCAGTGGCTGACTTCCCAAAACTGCTCGCGATGAGATTGCCACTCAGCCCCAGGGTCTGGTGGGCGCCACCATAGATGTCCTGGACCAGCATGTCAACGTTGGCATGCCGGCCTCTGGAAGCCAGCTGCAGCAATTCATCAAACTTCTgtggagcagagcagagcagggcaGGGCGGTGAGGGCCTCAGCAGAGCAGGGCAGAGCAGGGCAGAGCAGGGCAGGGTGGTGAGGGCCTCAGCAGAGCAGGGCAGAGCAGGGCAGGGTGGTGAGGGGCTTAGCAGAGCAGGGCAGAGCAGGGCGGTGAGGGCTGCAGCCAGGGGATTCTCACAACcctggacagcagagaggagcaGGTCCAGTCAGGTGTGACTGGCCCTCCCTCAGCACACGGGGCAAGAGCAGGGCCTGGCAAGCGGGATGCTAGACCACTGGGCTGGCAGAGCTCCGGCAGTTCAAAGCCCTTGCCCTTCAGAGTGTAAACCACTCAGTCATGGGGATCCAAGACCTCTCCCTACAGTCAGGAGTGGCTTCTGCAGACATTACCAAGGACGTTCTAAGGGCCACAGGGTCGACGTTCTGCAGGGAATACCTTTGTTTTGGTGAGCAGCGCCCCAAGCCCCCAGAAGGTGCCTCCTCCAATGGAGCTTCCACCAATCCATTCGAATCGGTCCTCTGTCTCcacctgaggaagaggagggcatGCACTGGGCTGCAGACCACATAGGCTGCTAGGATGCTGGGGTCAGGGCTGCTATGCCCTTCCCCAAGAGTTTCTGCCATACTCTTCCAAGTGAACTCTGGGTGGCACTGATGCAAGGGGTAGGCACTCAACTATCATGCCACCGACAGCTCTATGAAGGGTCACACCTGTGCCCATGCCCAGTGACAGCTGAGACACAGCACGCACACAGCTGGCAGGAGCTGACCATTCAGCTGTCACTCTGTGGACTCTCACCTTCACGATGGAGACGCCAGAGCCAATGTTGACTAGAAGGTAGGGGAAGATGTTGGGGTGATTTGTCTGAAATCGAAACTCTGGGTCTGAGTCTTTCTGGTACATGAAGGCCTCGTGTGGGATGTTCTTCAGCACGAAGTTGCACCCCTTAATCAAGCAGGTCATTACATCCTCTTTGTCCACCCTGGAAATGAAGGAACCTCGTCACAGGAATTAACCAAGGTGCACTTGCgaggaggaggaacagagcaGCCAGACTGTGTCTACGAGGTCTCCAGCATGGTGAAGCATCAGCTTCCGTTCTTGACAGGTTTGCAGCCAGCAAGGCCACCAAGGCAGCACCCACACTCAGCACCGAAGTTCagggcccccccccccaccacactGCAGGCACCACAGGTAAGGTCCCTACTCACTTCAGACGCAGCTTCTCCTCAATGAGGTCCTTGAACTTGTAGGCTCCACCCCCAGTGGCCTGGATGACCTTAGTCTCAGTGTTGACTAGGTGGTCTCTGATAAAGTCCAGGCAGGCTTCCATGTAGGTGTTCTCAAACTTGATGAAATGCAGGCGAGCTGTGATCTCCTCCTGAACCGAGATCTCATAGGGCGGCTCATGGTCCTGTTCCACATCCTAGAAAGAGTTAAGAAGTCTTCAAGAGGCGAGGATAGCCTCAAGCACCGTGCCCCAGCACATCAGGCATTTACTCAACTGTGACACACAAAATACCTGATGTTGCCTTGGGCCAAGCACAgacaacagagagaggaaagaggcctGGGTACCCTCAGACAAGGAGCAGGGGATGAGGAGACATTCCCACAAAGGGTAGGAAAGGACACCTCATAAGGAGTCAGGGAAGAGCAATCAACTCCAAGATCATAGTGTTAACATATGTAAACAGCAGGggacaacaaacaaaaatgacaatATAAAGTCCAAGGCTGGAAGGAAGCAACCACCCTGTCTAGCTCCACTGATGTACCTGCCTACCTACCGCGCCGGGCTTACCTTTCCCGGGTGGTCAAAGGACCTCACTTTGGCCACTTTGTGCTGCACGGTGGAATAGTAGGCCAGCTTGGTCAATGACCCTCCTacaaggagaagacaaaaaccaCACAAAGTTCAGAACATGCAATGGAGACCCCAagatcctcctccttcctctaaGCTCTCGGGAGGTACCCTGATGTTTCAACAGCCTCTTCCTTCAACACTCGAGTCTGTGGGTCAGGTGCTTCGTGCTTCCTGAACTCGACGTCACAGATGAGAGGAGAGGGTACCAATCACTATgggaacttttttttcttcacaggtcCTGTGCCTACCTCAGGTTCTTAAttaatctgagttcaaggcttcCCTCCCCATGCTCACAAAGCCCTGAAGCAGAGCCAGAGCCAGCCTGCCTCGGAGTGCACTTAGCTGTCTccagttttaaagaaatatagttttCAAGAGCTGAGGAGAGGCTCCCTTGATAAAGCATTAGTTCTGCCACCATGAGGGGCTGGGCTCAGATGCTCAGAACCCATAGGATGGCAGTATGTGCGTATAACCCCAGCAATCACAAAATGGGAGGACAAAACAGACAAACTcctagggctcactggccagctagtctaaccTACTTGGTAAAGCTCCAGGCCAGTTAGAGATAAGAACTGGGAAGGTCTGAGGAACGGCCTGAAGTGAACCACCCCTCTCTACACACGCAGCTCCAGAGCCAGGCCTGGAGGAACAGCCAACCAGTAACCCCAGCTAACTGGGAGgcggaggaagaggcagaggcaggaggatcacaagttcaaggccagcccaggcaacttattgagaccctgtctcacaataaAACATAGTGTGGGCTGAAGGCAGAGGATGTGTGGTCTACTTTCATGTGGAATGTTTTCTTCCAGTCATAAAAAGAATGACGTCATCGTGTCATTTACAAGAACAGGGGAAAACAAGTGGAGATGATCAGATTCAGTGAACCgagccagtctcagaaagacgAGTGCACATCCCTCTTATTTGTGATTCCTGGATTTCATGCAGGCATGTAAAgccacgtgtgtgtgcacacgcgacAAGAGAGGAGACGTAATATGAGGGGAGGAAGGGGCACAAGCGGGGAACATGAGGGGAAATATCCCCGGTATGAGGAGTTAAAAATATACTACAAAAAGAAGGCTGAGATGTAGCTAAGTGGTATTCACGTGTCTGCCCATGCGGGTCCCAGATAAGCAGACCCGTCCACACCTGACCTCTCGTCTTAACAGGCCAGGGTGGGTAACACATGGCGTCTTTGAGATGCACAGGGTCAGCAGGGAGGGCTTACCTACAGGGACTGAGGGTCAGGAACGGCCCCAGTCTCCAGGACTTTGAGCTGATGGAGCACCCCAAGACCCACAAGTAGGCAAGGGAGGGAAGTCAACGGCCTTCATGGGCCCCAGGCACTTTTGTTTGCTGGtctaaattttttcatttttatatcttttttttacatttttttgaggttttatttttatgtcaagtGTATGGATGTCTTGCCTAAATAAATGCCTGAGCACCACGTCCATGcagtgtctgaggaggccagaagagggcgtcagttTCCCTTGtaaatggagttacaggtggttgttggCCACCACatagatgctaggaattgaatgaGAGTCCTCTTAAAGAATGGTcagtgtttttgtgttttgttttgtttgtttgttttaactgcTTATTCATTTCCTTCGGGTCTCGTTATGTAAACTGAGCTGGTCTTGATCCTCTGGagctccatctgcttctgcctcccaagtgctgggattaaaggtgactCCACACCTGGAGTCAGACAGGTTCTCAACATCTTCACAGAGCCCTGTCACCATGGAATACTGCACAGCGGCCTTCTCTGGGCTCCAAAAAAAGCAGAGGCCCTCTGTCCACTTGAGCCACACACTCCAGGGAGAGTTGCCCAGAGTTCCACAGAAGGAAGGTCCAAAGACAAGcctctgcaggcagaaaagacaCCTTCCAGTTTGTAGTTGCAATTGCAGACTCATGGGCCCCCAGGTGACACATGGGGAAAATGGGAATGCCCGTAACCCACTGCTGCTGCATTCCCTCAGAGGCCTGACCAGGCAAAGGTTTATCAGTGGCAGAGTAAAACGGCTAAGTTATCTGCAAGTGTTGGCTTTGAGGAAATACAGGAGAGCGTGCAGGACCAGGGTGCATGGAGGCCAGGGTTCTCCCCTCAGTGGAACTGACACAATGCAGTCTGTCCTGTCCAAGCAGAGCACAGAGAGGCCCATTTTTGGTTTAGTGAGTGTATCATGAGCTTAATCTCATCCTTGGCCATAATCCTAAGCCTCTTGATCTCTCTTTCCTGCCCCCAATCCCAGCCTGTCCTCAGGCTTGTCTGATTCTAAGTGCTTGTGTAAAACTCACTCTGAGGACGCTCTGTTTCCTAAAAGACAACACTGTGCAAACGGACAGAGATGTACTTTAAGCAGTTCATCAGAAATCATAGGAAAGTCTCTGAGATGGATCAgggagtaaaggtgcttgctgtctggagtttgatccccaggacacacacggtggaaggagagaatcccaccaagttgtcccctgactttCACACATATGCCACAGCACCAGGAAGGGCCTCGAATTTACTACCCTGGAGTCTCTTCCTGCCTGGGTTTCCAGAAGTGAATCAACCCAGCTGACATCAGTGTCCCCATCCAAGAAAGGAAAAGGGCTCGCCAAGAACACAGAACAGCTGAGGCGTCCTGGATCCAGGGACACAGTGAGGAAAGAGGAAACAGGAGAAGTCTGTTTTTAAACAACATGGCGACAAGCATGTTTTGTAGGTGCCTGAACTGTCAACCCCATCCTGAGCTGTGATATCCCATCagttgcaggaaaaaaaaaaagaaagaaaggaaggaaggaaggaaaaaagaacaaaagaaaaaagatctgTTCTCAGGAACGCATGTCCTCCCAAGCTCAGATCCAGGACCCAGACTGAAGTAAGCAAAACCCAACACTGACATCCCCCGCAGTAAACATCCCCCGTAATGTCCTTCAGTCAAGGGATCCCATGTCTGGCCTCAGGCCTTCAACTTGAGGGCACCACTCCACTACAGCTTTATGCTTTATGGCTGGGGCTAGATAGTCTCTGAGTGCCACATAGATTATCCGAGGTGAACCCTATTTTCTCAACTGTCTGATGATGTTTTGAATTCATTTTCAACTGCTTTCCAGACATAGTTATTTAATTCTGCCTCCTTCCCAACGAACAACTGTAAGACGACAGGGCAAAGCACAAAA
Above is a window of Arvicanthis niloticus isolate mArvNil1 chromosome 5, mArvNil1.pat.X, whole genome shotgun sequence DNA encoding:
- the Pank4 gene encoding 4'-phosphopantetheine phosphatase isoform X1 — protein: MAERGASGGGSGGDSLDKSITLPPDEIFRNLENAKRFAIDIGGSLTKLAYYSTVQHKVAKVRSFDHPGKDVEQDHEPPYEISVQEEITARLHFIKFENTYMEACLDFIRDHLVNTETKVIQATGGGAYKFKDLIEEKLRLKVDKEDVMTCLIKGCNFVLKNIPHEAFMYQKDSDPEFRFQTNHPNIFPYLLVNIGSGVSIVKVETEDRFEWIGGSSIGGGTFWGLGALLTKTKKFDELLQLASRGRHANVDMLVQDIYGGAHQTLGLSGNLIASSFGKSATADREFSKEDMAKSLLHMISNDIGQLACLYAKLHGLDRVYFGGFFIRGHPVTMRTITYSINFFSKGEVQALFLRHEGYLGAIGAFLKGAEQDNPNQYSWGENYAASSGLMSTSPELCPTQRARSGTFDLLEMDRLERPLVNLPLLLDPSSYVPDTVDLTDDALARQYWLTCFEEALDGVVKRAVASQPESMDAAERAEKFRQKYWGKLQTLRHQPFAYGTLTVRSLLDTREHCLNEFNFPDPYSKVKQKENGLALKCFQNVTRSLDSLGWEERQLALVKGLLAGNVFDWGAKAVSDVLESDPQFGFEEAKRKLQERPWLVDSYTEWLQRLKGPPHKCALIFADNSGIDIILGVFPFVRELLFRGTEVILACNSGPALNDVTYSESLIVAERIAAMDPIICTALREDRLLLVQTGSSSPCLDLSRLDKGLAVLVRERGADLVVIEGMGRAIHTNYHALLRCESLKLAVVKNAWLAERLGGQLFSVIFKYEVPTK